A single genomic interval of Brevibacillus brevis harbors:
- a CDS encoding GerAB/ArcD/ProY family transporter → MKVDGKIGIGQAIMVMMLTIGITNHVTVIPLLLSKAGRDAWLSVLLAGIPFSFWAYLLFVVNRSLDQQSLYEWISQRSGKIVSNLLLVPIMICLYLMALTNLIDTQTWTTVNYLPRTPEWVTALALVGLCVLASIGGMTSVGITAGVLLPVVVLLGFFVAFGNIPKKDYSFLLPLFQNGFRPLLHGMLYVGGGFTELFLLLLLQHHVRKPFRLVHFFVMLGITLLLTLSPLTGAIAEFGPVESARQRFPAFEQWRLLTIGKDIENMEFFSIFQWLSGAFIRITLCLILLGDLITIRTRKQRKFMMLFFGGSMIAFTSLPYSDMQFVAFLSRVYYPLYFVTMIVVSLALILLSLRKPSRQEEAPYDP, encoded by the coding sequence ATGAAAGTGGACGGAAAAATCGGGATTGGTCAAGCCATTATGGTGATGATGCTGACGATCGGCATTACGAACCACGTAACCGTCATCCCCCTCTTATTGAGTAAAGCCGGAAGAGATGCTTGGTTGAGCGTGTTACTTGCTGGTATCCCTTTTTCCTTCTGGGCGTATTTGCTGTTTGTGGTTAATCGAAGTTTGGATCAACAATCTTTGTATGAATGGATTTCACAACGGTCAGGAAAAATCGTCAGCAATCTCTTGCTCGTTCCAATCATGATCTGCCTGTACCTAATGGCGCTGACGAATCTGATCGATACGCAAACTTGGACAACCGTAAACTACTTGCCTCGTACACCCGAGTGGGTGACCGCTTTAGCCTTGGTCGGGCTATGTGTACTCGCTTCTATTGGAGGTATGACCTCCGTTGGAATCACAGCAGGCGTCTTGCTCCCCGTAGTCGTGTTGCTCGGATTTTTCGTCGCTTTTGGCAATATTCCCAAAAAGGATTATAGTTTTTTGCTCCCGCTTTTCCAAAACGGTTTTCGTCCGCTGCTACATGGGATGCTTTACGTTGGCGGCGGTTTCACCGAGCTGTTTCTGCTCCTTTTGCTCCAGCATCACGTTCGAAAGCCGTTTCGTCTCGTACACTTTTTTGTCATGCTCGGTATCACGCTGCTGTTGACACTCAGCCCACTGACAGGAGCAATTGCAGAATTTGGACCTGTGGAGTCCGCTCGTCAACGTTTTCCTGCATTTGAACAATGGCGGCTACTCACAATCGGAAAAGACATCGAGAACATGGAGTTTTTCTCGATTTTTCAATGGCTTTCTGGTGCTTTTATTCGAATAACGCTTTGCCTGATTCTTTTAGGAGATTTGATCACGATACGAACTCGAAAGCAACGCAAATTCATGATGCTGTTTTTCGGCGGAAGCATGATCGCCTTCACCAGCCTCCCTTACAGCGACATGCAATTCGTAGCCTTCTTATCGCGTGTATACTACCCACTTTACTTCGTCACCATGATTGTTGTCTCACTCGCGCTCATCCTGCTATCCCTGCGCAAACCATCCAGACAGGAGGAGGCCCCTTATGACCCTTGA
- a CDS encoding spore germination protein yields MTLEEELREKLAHCADVVFLRTVTSEDQPVLMLYCEGLADIRQLQDTALPQLERFLAIGDLRSLPLFPLFTNPELWVERLFAGDLLIFIGDSPPFAWDISNRPERGPEEANTEISIKGPRDGFVEDLSTNVALIRKRLRTITLAYEPFILGTRSRTRVAMMYITDGVSSDLVEMMRERLLNCRSKKILNSAILEKLLSDNTRSLFPLVDYTGRPDFAIYMLLQGKVIVLIDGSPLAIVAPVTLLELIKSPEDDQYPVTYVWLERMLRLGGFWIAIFLPGFWIALSAYNVEQYPFQLLATVTQGRKGLPFSAPMELFIILFIFEFLREAGARLPKNVGQTLALVGALIIGDASIRAGLTSPSMLFIGSLTVVASFTLVNQALSGAVTVARFAVFFLSATIGMYGFILGNIAIVYYLSTLTSFGRSYILMGSSNSLSTLLIVLFKSMTSFFRTRSAKGGDHK; encoded by the coding sequence ATGACCCTTGAAGAGGAACTGCGGGAAAAACTCGCGCATTGTGCGGACGTCGTTTTTTTGCGCACGGTCACATCTGAGGACCAGCCTGTATTGATGCTTTATTGCGAAGGACTTGCAGACATTCGTCAATTACAAGATACGGCGCTGCCGCAATTGGAGCGATTCCTGGCTATTGGTGATTTGCGCTCCCTGCCTCTTTTCCCACTCTTCACGAACCCAGAGTTGTGGGTGGAGCGACTGTTTGCAGGAGATTTGCTGATTTTCATTGGAGACTCCCCTCCATTCGCTTGGGACATCTCCAATCGGCCGGAGCGTGGCCCTGAGGAAGCCAATACAGAGATATCGATCAAAGGTCCCCGCGACGGCTTCGTCGAGGATCTCTCCACAAACGTGGCTCTCATCCGCAAGCGTCTGCGAACAATTACCCTGGCCTACGAGCCTTTTATTCTCGGAACGCGCTCGCGTACAAGAGTTGCGATGATGTATATCACAGATGGGGTATCTTCGGATCTCGTGGAGATGATGCGCGAGAGGCTCCTCAATTGTAGGTCAAAAAAAATCTTGAATAGCGCTATCCTGGAAAAATTACTCAGTGACAATACTCGTTCGCTGTTTCCGTTAGTTGATTATACGGGACGTCCTGACTTTGCGATTTACATGCTCTTGCAAGGTAAAGTGATCGTGTTGATAGACGGCTCACCCTTGGCAATCGTGGCACCTGTTACCTTGCTCGAACTAATCAAATCTCCCGAAGATGATCAGTATCCTGTTACTTATGTATGGCTGGAACGCATGCTGCGCCTGGGTGGATTTTGGATCGCAATCTTTCTGCCTGGCTTTTGGATTGCCCTGTCGGCCTATAATGTAGAGCAATATCCTTTTCAATTGCTCGCTACCGTTACACAAGGCCGAAAAGGACTGCCGTTTTCCGCGCCGATGGAGCTATTTATTATCTTGTTTATCTTTGAATTTCTGCGCGAGGCAGGTGCCCGTTTGCCCAAAAACGTCGGGCAGACACTAGCATTAGTCGGCGCACTGATTATCGGGGATGCTTCCATTCGTGCAGGACTGACATCGCCCTCCATGCTGTTTATCGGCTCCCTTACAGTCGTTGCCTCCTTCACACTGGTCAACCAGGCATTAAGCGGAGCCGTTACCGTGGCTCGTTTTGCTGTTTTCTTCCTTTCCGCAACCATCGGCATGTACGGCTTTATCCTCGGAAATATTGCCATCGTATACTATTTGTCTACCTTGACGTCCTTTGGCAGATCGTATATTTTGATGGGTTCATCCAACTCCTTGTCCACACTGCTCATAGTCTTGTTCAAATCCATGACCAGTTTTTTTCGAACGAGATCGGCTAAGGGTGGCGATCATAAATGA
- a CDS encoding Ger(x)C family spore germination protein — protein MKGMRIASAMLLLATTLLSGCWDQKSIQDLRYLSAIGIDYVNNEYVLYAQSTDLSTVAKQESSTTLQAPPATISIGKGKTLQSAFDNLQKNAQVPVFLGFVSSLVFHERILQKGVISTHDIMNRYGLIRYTKWVFGTREPIDRVLSSHSLVGFSPLDSLLHQPKDVYEQRSFIEPIQFYRFISNFWEPSNTVLLPNITLYERSWKENNRFISRLSIDGIHAIHRANWQGYFPNRDLMGIRWMNSNTKFAGLIVRQNNTPKATMRIEHVQLDITPITTGEHPRYQVNVRLNGFVREMMSPVTPAFVRKNSEEQIAEQIRGTFLKGVKAGVDLYSLEESLFKKDYQAWRKYEIRKHNKLTPDSLAQIQVHMFLSDSGKMKMDSVKYPDPLGPNK, from the coding sequence ATGAAGGGCATGCGGATTGCTTCTGCTATGCTGCTGTTAGCAACGACTCTTCTTAGCGGCTGCTGGGACCAGAAATCGATTCAGGACCTTCGCTACTTATCTGCTATTGGCATTGATTACGTCAACAATGAATATGTTTTATACGCCCAATCCACCGATCTGTCTACCGTCGCCAAGCAGGAGTCATCGACCACCCTTCAAGCACCACCTGCGACCATTTCGATCGGAAAAGGGAAAACACTTCAGTCTGCCTTTGATAACCTGCAAAAAAATGCGCAGGTACCCGTATTTCTAGGCTTTGTATCCTCCCTCGTCTTTCATGAGCGAATCTTGCAAAAGGGAGTGATCTCCACCCACGATATTATGAATCGATACGGACTGATTCGTTACACCAAATGGGTATTCGGAACGCGGGAGCCGATTGACAGAGTATTAAGCTCTCATTCTTTGGTTGGATTTTCTCCATTGGACTCTCTCTTGCATCAGCCAAAGGATGTTTACGAGCAGCGTTCGTTTATCGAGCCGATCCAATTTTATCGGTTTATCTCGAACTTTTGGGAGCCGTCAAACACCGTGTTATTACCAAACATCACGCTGTACGAGCGTTCCTGGAAAGAAAATAACCGTTTCATTTCTCGTCTATCCATCGATGGCATCCACGCCATTCATCGTGCAAATTGGCAGGGGTATTTCCCCAATCGTGATTTAATGGGGATTCGGTGGATGAATAGTAACACGAAATTTGCTGGGCTCATTGTGAGACAAAACAACACTCCCAAAGCAACAATGCGCATTGAGCACGTCCAATTGGACATCACTCCGATTACCACCGGAGAGCATCCTCGTTATCAGGTCAATGTCCGACTTAATGGGTTCGTTCGCGAAATGATGAGTCCTGTTACGCCTGCTTTCGTACGAAAAAACTCCGAAGAACAGATAGCCGAGCAAATTCGCGGGACGTTTCTAAAAGGAGTCAAAGCAGGGGTTGATCTCTATAGCTTGGAGGAAAGTTTGTTTAAAAAAGACTACCAAGCATGGCGAAAATACGAAATTCGCAAGCACAATAAGCTCACGCCTGATTCCCTGGCCCAAATTCAAGTCCACATGTTCTTAAGTGATTCTGGAAAAATGAAGATGGACTCGGTCAAATACCCTGACCCGCTTGGGCCGAATAAATAA
- the ald gene encoding alanine dehydrogenase → MIVGIPKEIKNNENRVAITPAGVAALVQNGHSVRVETSAGQGSGFTNEDYKAVGAEIVETAAEAWASDMVMKVKEPLPAEYGYFREGLILFTYLHLAPEPELTRELIDKKVIAIAYETIQLDNGALPLLMPMSEVAGRMSVQIGAQFLEKQYGGKGVLLGGVPGVPKGEVVVIGGGIVGTNAAKMALGLGANVTIIDVNADRLRQLDDLFQGRVQTLMSNSFNIANAVKKADLLVGAVLIPGARAPRLVTEDMVKEMSPGSVIVDVAIDQGGSIETVDRITTHDKPTYEKHGVIHYAVANMPGAVARTSTLALTNVTVPYAVQLANKGYAQAIRDNKALAKGVNVIDGKVAYKAVADAHNLPYASIEEVLLVKN, encoded by the coding sequence ATGATCGTTGGAATTCCAAAAGAAATTAAAAATAATGAGAACCGCGTAGCCATTACCCCGGCAGGTGTAGCTGCTCTGGTACAAAACGGACATTCCGTTCGTGTAGAAACAAGTGCAGGGCAAGGCAGTGGTTTTACGAATGAAGATTACAAGGCAGTAGGCGCTGAGATCGTAGAAACAGCAGCAGAGGCATGGGCGTCTGACATGGTAATGAAAGTAAAAGAACCACTCCCTGCTGAATACGGATATTTCCGCGAGGGTCTGATTCTGTTTACGTATTTGCATCTCGCACCAGAGCCTGAATTGACTCGTGAATTGATCGACAAAAAAGTGATTGCAATCGCTTACGAAACCATTCAGCTCGACAATGGCGCTCTGCCTCTGTTGATGCCGATGTCTGAAGTAGCAGGCCGCATGTCCGTTCAAATCGGCGCACAATTCTTGGAAAAGCAATACGGTGGAAAAGGTGTTCTGCTCGGTGGCGTACCAGGCGTACCAAAAGGCGAGGTAGTCGTAATCGGCGGCGGGATCGTAGGGACGAACGCAGCGAAAATGGCGCTTGGACTGGGTGCAAATGTGACGATCATCGATGTAAACGCAGACCGTCTGCGCCAACTGGATGACTTGTTCCAAGGTCGCGTTCAGACGCTGATGTCCAATTCCTTCAACATCGCAAACGCTGTGAAAAAAGCAGATTTGCTGGTAGGCGCTGTACTCATTCCAGGTGCTCGTGCTCCACGTCTGGTAACAGAAGACATGGTAAAAGAGATGTCACCTGGTTCTGTGATCGTAGACGTTGCGATTGACCAAGGCGGATCGATTGAAACCGTTGACCGCATCACTACTCATGACAAGCCAACCTATGAGAAGCACGGTGTGATTCACTACGCGGTAGCCAACATGCCTGGCGCAGTCGCTCGTACATCTACATTGGCCCTGACCAACGTAACCGTTCCTTACGCGGTACAATTGGCGAACAAAGGCTACGCACAAGCAATTCGCGACAACAAAGCATTGGCAAAAGGCGTAAACGTCATCGACGGCAAAGTCGCTTACAAAGCTGTCGCTGATGCGCATAACCTGCCGTATGCTTCTATTGAAGAAGTTTTGCTGGTGAAAAACTAG
- a CDS encoding PucR family transcriptional regulator, whose product MPVEPNYFQQYQHADIEELADVIGELLQNPITVEDADHKLIAYSSHGESTDEARWSTIMGRRVPEKVLTRLWKDGVFQELLTQDDPVHIPAKDEIGLGKRVAIAIRRGSDVLGYIWAQEVNRPITRDDDEILRQAARVAVSRLIQRQGKRKAEEQRRKEFLWELLLGNHSSEAAIRQKADTLQMQLPTSYLICIIEAAGARLDQYLYPLLMRDKLLWVVDGSQIILLIGLSDAKKDKSDVLIRKVEQFLADSLGKLEAHVTEGRQVIAGYGRDYKSYTDIVKSYREALHALKIKKLFPQENEGIHGYHELGIYRYLLQLKQWEEEQGYQNERLEKLRQYDRDNQTTLLTTLETFLDAAGKVNKTAERLHIHINTLSYRLRRIEEIMRVDLDNMNQRAALYLELKIAKLDGEQ is encoded by the coding sequence GTGCCCGTAGAGCCTAACTATTTTCAACAGTATCAGCATGCTGATATCGAAGAATTAGCTGATGTCATTGGAGAACTTTTGCAAAATCCGATAACGGTTGAAGATGCCGATCATAAACTGATTGCTTACAGCTCACACGGAGAAAGCACAGATGAAGCGCGCTGGTCTACCATCATGGGGCGACGGGTACCGGAAAAAGTGCTGACGCGCCTTTGGAAGGACGGCGTATTTCAGGAGCTGTTAACGCAAGACGACCCCGTACACATCCCGGCCAAGGACGAAATCGGTTTGGGTAAGCGTGTGGCGATAGCCATTCGCAGAGGGAGCGACGTGCTCGGTTACATTTGGGCACAAGAGGTGAATCGACCAATTACCCGAGACGATGATGAAATTCTTCGTCAGGCAGCACGCGTAGCCGTCTCGCGTCTCATCCAACGGCAGGGAAAACGCAAGGCGGAGGAGCAGCGACGCAAGGAATTTCTATGGGAGCTGTTGCTGGGGAATCACAGTAGTGAGGCTGCCATTCGCCAAAAAGCGGACACCTTGCAGATGCAGCTTCCGACCTCTTATTTAATTTGTATTATTGAAGCGGCAGGAGCCCGTCTGGACCAGTACTTGTATCCGTTGCTAATGCGTGACAAGCTGCTCTGGGTTGTCGACGGCTCGCAAATTATCTTATTGATCGGTTTGTCCGATGCGAAAAAAGACAAGAGTGACGTGCTCATTCGCAAGGTGGAACAGTTCCTCGCCGACTCGCTCGGCAAGCTCGAAGCACATGTCACGGAAGGACGCCAGGTAATTGCTGGGTACGGGAGAGATTACAAGTCTTATACGGATATTGTGAAAAGCTACAGGGAAGCGCTGCATGCGCTCAAGATCAAAAAGCTGTTTCCGCAGGAAAATGAGGGGATTCACGGGTATCACGAGCTAGGGATTTATCGATATCTACTACAACTGAAGCAGTGGGAAGAGGAGCAGGGCTACCAGAATGAACGGCTGGAAAAGCTCAGACAGTACGATCGCGACAACCAGACCACGCTCTTGACGACATTGGAGACTTTTTTGGATGCCGCTGGCAAGGTCAACAAGACAGCAGAGCGCCTGCATATCCACATTAATACGTTGAGCTACCGACTGAGAAGAATTGAGGAGATCATGCGTGTCGATCTCGACAATATGAACCAGCGGGCTGCCTTATATTTAGAGTTGAAAATAGCCAAATTAGATGGGGAACAGTAG
- a CDS encoding helix-turn-helix domain-containing protein: protein MEPTIGVLIKSLRVGKKKTLKQIAEKTQLSISFLSQVERGKSSITLESLKKISEALGVSPGYFFSGESSGGNGQVRRASKERSGLLHAPFVYEDLSGDLENPSLVPILVTLSPHGEKGTPFVHKGQEFIYVLEGVLTLLLGEEEHDLFPGDSIHMDSSVPHNWVNRTGEVTRFLCVNSHDSDMIPTASY from the coding sequence ATGGAACCTACCATTGGTGTATTAATCAAATCGCTTCGTGTCGGCAAAAAGAAGACACTCAAACAAATTGCGGAAAAAACACAGCTGTCGATCAGCTTTTTGTCCCAAGTAGAGCGTGGGAAGTCTTCCATTACGCTAGAGTCATTGAAAAAAATTTCGGAAGCCTTGGGAGTGAGCCCAGGCTATTTCTTTTCGGGTGAGTCGAGTGGAGGGAATGGGCAGGTACGCAGAGCGAGCAAAGAGCGGTCTGGGCTTTTGCATGCGCCTTTTGTGTATGAGGACCTGTCCGGTGATTTGGAGAATCCGTCGCTGGTACCGATTCTTGTCACGCTTTCACCGCATGGAGAAAAAGGCACGCCTTTTGTACATAAGGGGCAAGAGTTTATCTACGTCCTTGAAGGTGTGTTGACTCTTTTGCTGGGGGAAGAGGAGCATGATTTGTTCCCTGGCGACAGCATTCACATGGATTCATCCGTTCCGCACAACTGGGTGAACCGTACAGGAGAGGTCACCAGATTCCTTTGTGTCAATTCGCATGACAGCGACATGATTCCGACCGCTTCTTATTAA
- a CDS encoding MFS transporter has translation MALQTQAGVSKKVQNKALVASLIGSSIEWFDFFLYGTMASLVFNKLFFPSSDPTVGLLLSYLSFGLPFFIRPLGGVIFSHIGDKIGRKKTLVLTLSLMGGATVLIGLLPDYNAIGIWAPILLVMMRLIQGLGIGGEWGGALLLAVEYSGKGRRGFFGSIPQMGVTIGMLLGTLAISLMSALPDDQFMSWGWRIPFLLSAALVFLGLWIRNGIDETPAFQEAKKTGNIAKVPIVDTFRYHWKAVLIAVGAKVVETAPFYIFSTFIIAYATNYLGYDRITVLNAVTIATLVTTIAIPYMGMLSDKVGRKPLYVVGTIAMMLFAFPYFYMLSLKSALWLTVATVIGLGILWAPVTAVLGTMFSEIFSTNVRYTGVTVGYQLGAALAGGTAPLIATALLSSFNSWVPIALYIVISGVISLIAVSATKETKDLDLDES, from the coding sequence ATGGCATTACAAACACAAGCGGGCGTTTCCAAAAAGGTTCAAAACAAAGCGTTGGTCGCGAGCCTGATTGGCAGCTCCATTGAATGGTTTGACTTTTTTCTGTATGGAACCATGGCATCGCTCGTATTCAACAAGCTATTTTTTCCTTCGTCTGATCCAACTGTAGGCTTACTGCTCTCTTATCTCTCATTTGGTCTTCCCTTTTTCATCCGGCCTTTAGGTGGCGTGATCTTCAGTCATATCGGGGACAAAATCGGTCGTAAAAAGACGCTGGTCTTGACGTTGTCGCTGATGGGAGGTGCTACCGTCTTAATCGGCTTGCTGCCTGATTACAATGCTATTGGCATCTGGGCTCCGATTCTTCTCGTCATGATGCGTTTGATTCAGGGCTTAGGGATCGGCGGCGAATGGGGAGGCGCATTGCTTCTCGCCGTAGAGTACTCCGGCAAAGGCAGACGCGGCTTTTTTGGGAGTATCCCGCAAATGGGTGTAACGATCGGTATGCTTCTCGGTACGTTGGCCATTTCTTTAATGAGTGCGCTTCCCGATGATCAATTCATGTCTTGGGGCTGGCGAATTCCGTTTCTATTGAGTGCAGCGCTCGTCTTTTTAGGACTCTGGATTCGCAATGGCATCGATGAAACGCCAGCTTTTCAAGAAGCAAAAAAGACGGGGAACATTGCGAAAGTTCCCATCGTAGATACATTTCGCTATCACTGGAAAGCTGTTCTGATTGCCGTCGGAGCCAAAGTGGTAGAAACGGCACCGTTCTATATTTTCTCGACGTTTATTATTGCCTACGCGACGAACTACTTGGGCTACGACCGAATAACGGTACTCAATGCCGTGACGATCGCCACATTAGTGACAACCATCGCGATTCCGTACATGGGCATGCTGTCAGATAAAGTAGGAAGAAAGCCTTTGTATGTCGTGGGAACGATAGCGATGATGCTGTTTGCATTCCCTTACTTTTATATGCTGTCATTGAAATCAGCTCTCTGGCTTACCGTCGCTACAGTCATCGGACTCGGGATTCTCTGGGCTCCGGTCACAGCTGTATTGGGTACGATGTTCTCCGAGATTTTCAGTACAAATGTACGCTATACTGGGGTAACGGTTGGCTACCAGCTCGGTGCTGCTTTGGCAGGCGGTACTGCTCCACTGATCGCTACTGCCTTGTTAAGCTCCTTTAACTCGTGGGTGCCAATCGCTTTGTACATTGTCATTTCCGGGGTTATTTCTCTCATTGCGGTTTCTGCTACGAAGGAAACAAAGGATTTGGATTTGGACGAATCCTGA
- a CDS encoding ornithine cyclodeaminase family protein, with protein sequence MLVLSRENIEQIYTMKDCLEDVEHVFREHMLGNVTTPVRTAIDHPKYGATSLYMPSYLETDDYVAVKIISIFPENHKHDIKALQSVIVLTEAKTGQHVAMMDASLLTIMRTGASSGVATKYLAKEHAQSCAVLGCGAQSIGQIQAVMEVRLLTNIYLYNRTREKADEMKQTLLSLYPEWQGEITVMDDANEAVANAEIVICSTKATSPLFDGTRLRPGTHINAIGAFLPHMQEVDLTTVQNSKVVVDTLEGAQHEAGDLLIPIEHGEWSFEQMHAELGDILIGKKPGRENDDEITLYKSVGVAYLDTAVAKTVYERAKANGIGTEISL encoded by the coding sequence ATGCTAGTATTAAGCCGTGAAAACATTGAACAAATCTATACGATGAAAGATTGCTTGGAAGATGTGGAACACGTCTTCCGTGAGCATATGCTGGGAAACGTTACCACCCCTGTTCGTACTGCCATTGACCATCCGAAATACGGAGCAACCAGTCTATACATGCCGTCCTATTTGGAAACGGACGATTACGTAGCGGTAAAAATCATCAGCATTTTCCCTGAGAATCACAAGCACGATATCAAAGCACTCCAAAGTGTAATCGTGTTGACCGAAGCTAAAACCGGACAGCATGTGGCGATGATGGACGCGAGCCTCTTGACGATTATGCGCACAGGTGCAAGCAGTGGCGTTGCAACCAAATACTTGGCAAAAGAACATGCGCAAAGCTGCGCTGTATTGGGATGCGGGGCACAATCGATCGGACAAATTCAAGCCGTCATGGAAGTCCGTCTGTTGACAAACATTTATCTTTATAACCGCACACGTGAGAAAGCGGACGAAATGAAACAAACACTGCTCTCGCTCTACCCCGAGTGGCAAGGCGAAATCACGGTTATGGATGATGCCAATGAAGCGGTGGCGAATGCCGAAATTGTGATTTGCAGCACGAAGGCTACCAGCCCGTTGTTTGATGGAACACGCTTGCGTCCTGGTACGCATATCAATGCCATCGGTGCTTTTCTTCCTCATATGCAGGAGGTCGACCTGACTACTGTACAAAACAGCAAAGTCGTGGTCGATACACTCGAGGGAGCCCAGCACGAAGCCGGCGATCTGCTCATTCCGATTGAACACGGTGAATGGAGCTTTGAACAAATGCACGCTGAGCTGGGAGACATTCTGATTGGGAAAAAACCTGGCCGAGAAAACGATGACGAAATCACGCTGTACAAATCCGTGGGTGTTGCCTATTTGGACACAGCCGTTGCCAAAACGGTCTATGAACGGGCGAAAGCAAATGGCATTGGAACAGAAATCAGCTTGTAA
- a CDS encoding response regulator — protein MARLLIVDDAAFTRRVLTDMLGEQHEVCGEASNGLEAIEKYKELKPDIVTMDITMPHMHGIEAMRHILDFDRDAKILICSAVGHRQKVLEAMKTGASDFVVKPFQKEQILDAIARLL, from the coding sequence ATGGCCCGATTGCTGATAGTAGATGACGCAGCCTTCACGAGAAGGGTGCTGACGGATATGCTAGGCGAACAACATGAAGTTTGTGGAGAAGCGAGCAATGGTTTGGAGGCAATTGAAAAGTACAAGGAGCTCAAGCCAGATATTGTCACCATGGATATTACCATGCCGCACATGCACGGGATTGAAGCCATGCGTCACATCTTGGATTTTGACCGTGATGCCAAAATTTTGATCTGCTCGGCAGTCGGGCACCGGCAGAAGGTGCTGGAAGCGATGAAAACAGGAGCGAGTGATTTCGTCGTGAAGCCTTTTCAAAAAGAGCAGATACTTGATGCCATCGCCCGACTTTTGTAA
- a CDS encoding BMP family ABC transporter substrate-binding protein — protein sequence MPKLLPFPVLFTGLVVGLLLLITSQFVTSMKHLDKVINKSSHSSEKVRVALLLEGPTYDQGWNSSALESMTELQKRFNFSLEIANNIKPEQITKVAEKYAANDYDLVLGHGLIFSDPFTDVALRYPKTHFVSFNGEAPHPNQTTIRYDMKPAGKLVGILAAKMTKSDKVGYIMVDKPTELHQVEGFIDGVKKASPKTTIVVGKVPDFNDIEGAIRTTRDMIAQGVDVIYTTGDSFNLEVITEAQRAGVFTIGYIADQRYIAPDFVLASMMQDVRQCYRIIMEQFIQGDLPNGKVMYGLAEGVNHLSQFGHMVPANVREDLERELQNLIPSRGSYGG from the coding sequence ATGCCAAAGCTGCTGCCATTTCCCGTCTTATTTACCGGTTTGGTAGTCGGGCTGCTTCTGCTCATTACCAGTCAGTTCGTTACAAGCATGAAGCATCTTGATAAAGTCATAAATAAAAGCAGCCATTCTTCTGAAAAAGTGCGTGTCGCCCTGTTGCTGGAGGGCCCCACTTATGATCAGGGCTGGAACAGCAGTGCGTTGGAGAGTATGACAGAACTGCAAAAAAGATTTAACTTTTCACTCGAAATCGCCAATAATATAAAACCGGAGCAGATTACGAAGGTGGCTGAGAAATATGCAGCCAACGACTATGATCTCGTACTCGGTCATGGCCTCATCTTCTCTGATCCTTTTACAGACGTGGCGCTTCGGTATCCGAAAACACACTTTGTTTCCTTTAACGGAGAGGCTCCGCATCCGAATCAGACCACGATTCGTTACGATATGAAGCCTGCTGGCAAGCTCGTGGGTATCCTAGCCGCCAAAATGACAAAATCGGATAAAGTCGGGTACATCATGGTAGACAAGCCCACAGAACTCCATCAAGTAGAAGGCTTTATCGATGGCGTGAAAAAGGCGTCGCCCAAAACCACTATCGTCGTGGGAAAAGTTCCTGATTTCAATGATATTGAGGGGGCCATTCGCACGACTCGCGACATGATTGCACAAGGTGTGGATGTCATCTACACCACAGGCGACAGCTTCAATCTCGAAGTGATTACAGAAGCGCAGCGCGCAGGAGTATTCACCATCGGATATATTGCTGATCAGCGCTACATCGCTCCTGACTTCGTGCTGGCCTCCATGATGCAGGATGTTCGTCAGTGCTACCGCATCATCATGGAACAGTTTATTCAAGGGGATCTCCCCAATGGAAAAGTTATGTACGGACTTGCCGAAGGAGTCAACCATCTCAGTCAATTCGGACACATGGTGCCAGCAAATGTACGTGAAGATTTAGAACGGGAACTGCAAAATCTCATTCCTTCCCGTGGCTCGTATGGAGGTTAA